A genomic window from Klebsiella quasipneumoniae subsp. quasipneumoniae includes:
- the wecB gene encoding non-hydrolyzing UDP-N-acetylglucosamine 2-epimerase, which yields MKVLTVFGTRPEAIKMAPLVHALAKDPHFEAKVCVTAQHREMLDQVLKLFSITPDYDLNIMKPGQGLTEITCRILEGLKPVLESFKPDVVLVHGDTTTTMAASLAAFYQRIPVGHVEAGLRTGDLSSPWPEEGNRTLTGHLATYHFAPTETSRQNLLRENIADSRITVTGNTVIDALFWVRDRVLGDEALRETLLQRYPFISHGKKMILVTGHRRESFGLGFEQICQALAEIAHTHPEVQIVYPVHLNPNVSEPVNRILGHIDNVMLIEPQDYLPFVWLMDRAWLILTDSGGIQEEAPSLGKPVLVMRDMTERPEAVAAGTVCLVGTDSQRIVAEVTRLLEDDAAYQAMSRAHNPYGDGEACRRILSALKNNQVML from the coding sequence GTGAAAGTACTAACTGTATTTGGCACGAGGCCGGAAGCCATCAAAATGGCTCCTCTGGTCCATGCGCTGGCAAAGGATCCTCATTTTGAGGCGAAAGTATGCGTGACTGCGCAGCATCGGGAGATGCTCGATCAGGTGTTGAAACTATTCTCCATCACCCCGGACTACGATCTTAACATCATGAAGCCGGGGCAGGGGCTCACCGAGATCACCTGCCGTATTCTTGAGGGGCTGAAGCCGGTTCTGGAGTCGTTTAAACCCGACGTGGTGCTGGTGCATGGCGATACCACCACCACGATGGCGGCGAGCCTGGCGGCGTTTTACCAGCGTATACCGGTGGGCCATGTAGAGGCGGGTCTGCGGACCGGCGATTTAAGTTCGCCGTGGCCGGAAGAGGGCAACCGTACGCTGACCGGGCATCTGGCGACGTACCATTTCGCCCCTACGGAAACCTCGCGGCAGAATCTGTTGCGGGAGAACATTGCCGACAGTCGCATCACGGTGACCGGGAATACGGTCATCGATGCCCTATTCTGGGTGCGCGATCGCGTTCTGGGCGATGAAGCGCTACGGGAGACCCTGCTGCAGCGCTATCCTTTCATTAGCCACGGTAAAAAAATGATTCTGGTTACCGGCCATCGGCGGGAAAGCTTTGGGCTCGGCTTTGAGCAGATCTGCCAGGCGCTGGCGGAGATAGCCCATACCCACCCTGAGGTGCAGATTGTCTATCCGGTTCACCTGAATCCTAACGTCAGCGAACCGGTGAACCGTATTCTCGGCCATATCGACAACGTGATGTTGATTGAACCGCAGGACTACCTGCCGTTCGTCTGGTTGATGGATCGGGCCTGGCTCATCCTGACCGATTCCGGTGGTATTCAGGAAGAGGCGCCTTCCCTGGGGAAACCGGTGCTGGTCATGCGCGATATGACCGAACGTCCGGAAGCGGTGGCCGCCGGTACCGTCTGTCTGGTGGGCACCGACAGCCAGCGCATCGTGGCGGAAGTCACGCGACTGCTGGAGGATGATGCCGCATACCAGGCGATGAGCCGCGCGCATAATCCTTATGGCGATGGCGAAGCATGTCGTCGAATTTTGTCTGCACTTAAAAATAATCAGGTAATGCTATGA
- the wecC gene encoding UDP-N-acetyl-D-mannosamine dehydrogenase, translating to MSFSTISVIGLGYIGLPTAAAFASRQKRVVGVDVNQHAVETINRGEIHIVEPDLASVVKTAVEQGYLSATTTPVAADAYLIAVPTPFKDRHEPDMVFVESAAKSIAPTLKKGSLVILESTSPVGSTEQMAEWLAEMRPDLSFPQQVGEAADVNIAYCPERVLPGQVMVELIKNDRVIGGMSPVCSARASELYKIFLEGECVVTNSRTAEMCKLTENSFRDVNIAFANELSLICADQAINVWELIRLANRHPRVNILQPGPGVGGHCIAVDPWFIVAQNPQQARLIRTAREVNDHKPEWVIEQVKAQVADCLNATNKRASELTIACFGLAFKPNIDDLRESPAMEIAAQIARWHSGTTQVVEPNIHALPKKLDGLCTLATLDAALASADVLVMLVDHHEFKAVSGDSVTQAYIIDTKGVWR from the coding sequence ATGAGTTTTTCTACCATTTCAGTGATTGGCCTTGGCTATATCGGGCTGCCAACCGCTGCCGCGTTCGCCTCCCGGCAGAAGCGGGTGGTCGGCGTTGATGTCAATCAACATGCCGTGGAGACCATTAACCGTGGAGAGATTCATATCGTGGAGCCGGACCTGGCGAGCGTGGTGAAGACCGCGGTCGAGCAGGGATATTTAAGCGCCACCACCACCCCGGTGGCAGCGGATGCCTACCTGATTGCCGTGCCGACGCCGTTTAAAGATCGCCACGAGCCGGATATGGTGTTTGTCGAGTCGGCGGCTAAATCCATTGCGCCGACGTTAAAGAAAGGCTCGCTGGTGATCCTCGAGTCCACCTCGCCGGTCGGGTCGACCGAACAGATGGCTGAGTGGCTGGCGGAGATGCGCCCGGACCTCAGCTTTCCCCAGCAGGTGGGTGAAGCGGCGGACGTGAATATCGCCTACTGCCCGGAGCGGGTATTGCCCGGCCAGGTGATGGTCGAGCTGATTAAAAACGACCGCGTTATCGGCGGCATGTCGCCGGTCTGCTCCGCTCGCGCCAGCGAGCTGTATAAAATCTTCCTCGAAGGCGAATGTGTGGTGACCAACTCGCGTACCGCCGAGATGTGCAAGCTGACGGAAAACAGCTTCCGCGACGTCAACATCGCTTTTGCCAACGAGCTGTCGCTGATTTGCGCCGATCAGGCCATTAACGTCTGGGAACTGATCCGCCTGGCGAACCGCCATCCGCGAGTGAATATCCTGCAGCCGGGACCGGGCGTCGGCGGCCACTGTATCGCCGTCGACCCGTGGTTTATCGTGGCGCAAAACCCGCAGCAGGCGCGTCTGATCCGCACGGCCCGTGAGGTCAACGACCACAAGCCGGAATGGGTTATCGAACAGGTGAAGGCGCAGGTAGCTGACTGCCTGAATGCCACCAACAAACGGGCCAGCGAACTGACCATTGCCTGTTTTGGCCTCGCCTTTAAGCCGAATATTGACGACCTGCGCGAAAGCCCGGCAATGGAAATTGCCGCGCAGATTGCCCGCTGGCACAGCGGCACGACGCAGGTAGTTGAGCCCAACATTCACGCGCTGCCGAAGAAACTCGACGGTCTGTGTACGCTGGCGACCCTCGATGCGGCGCTGGCCAGCGCCGACGTGCTGGTGATGCTGGTCGATCACCATGAATTTAAAGCCGTTAGCGGCGACAGCGTCACCCAGGCGTATATCATCGACACCAAAGGAGTGTGGCGGTGA
- the wecA gene encoding UDP-N-acetylglucosamine--undecaprenyl-phosphate N-acetylglucosaminephosphotransferase, giving the protein MNLLTAITELISIFLFTTLFIFVARKVAKKIGLVDKPNYRKRHQGLIPLVGGISVYAGICFTFAIADYYIPHASLYLACAGVLVLVGALDDRFDISVKIRAVIQAAIAVIMMMAGNLHLSSLGFIFGSWELVLGPFGFFLTLFAVWAAINAFNMVDGIDGLLGGLSSVSFAATGIILWFDGQYSLAMWCFAMIAAILPYILLNLGALGRRYKVFMGDAGSTMIGFTIIWILLETTQGKTHPISPVTALWIIAIPLMDMVAIMYRRLRKGMSPFSPDRQHIHHLIMRAGFTSRQAFVLITLAAALLALVGVAAEYTRIVPEWVMLILFLVAFFLYGYCIKRAWKVARLVKRIRRRIRRHSGNNPKLTK; this is encoded by the coding sequence GTGAATTTACTCACTGCTATTACTGAATTAATCAGTATTTTCTTATTCACGACCCTCTTTATTTTTGTCGCGCGGAAAGTGGCAAAAAAGATTGGGTTAGTGGATAAACCAAACTATCGCAAACGGCATCAGGGGTTGATTCCGTTGGTCGGTGGTATCTCAGTTTATGCAGGCATCTGTTTCACCTTCGCCATCGCCGATTATTATATTCCTCACGCCTCGCTGTATCTGGCCTGTGCGGGGGTATTGGTGCTGGTTGGCGCGCTGGACGATCGCTTCGACATCAGCGTGAAAATTCGCGCGGTCATTCAGGCCGCGATCGCCGTGATTATGATGATGGCAGGGAATCTGCATCTGAGTAGTCTGGGCTTTATTTTTGGCTCGTGGGAGCTGGTGCTGGGGCCTTTCGGCTTCTTCCTCACTCTGTTTGCCGTCTGGGCCGCCATCAACGCGTTTAATATGGTCGATGGGATTGACGGCCTGCTCGGCGGCCTGTCATCCGTCTCCTTTGCGGCGACTGGGATCATCCTCTGGTTTGACGGTCAGTACAGTCTGGCGATGTGGTGTTTTGCGATGATCGCCGCCATTCTGCCCTATATTCTTCTTAATCTTGGCGCCCTCGGCCGCCGCTATAAAGTTTTTATGGGTGACGCCGGCAGCACCATGATTGGCTTCACCATCATCTGGATCCTGCTGGAAACCACACAAGGTAAAACGCATCCCATCAGCCCGGTCACCGCGCTGTGGATTATCGCTATCCCGTTGATGGATATGGTGGCGATTATGTATCGCCGCCTGCGTAAAGGCATGAGTCCTTTCTCACCGGACCGGCAGCATATTCATCATTTGATCATGCGCGCCGGGTTTACTTCCCGCCAGGCGTTCGTCCTGATCACCCTGGCCGCTGCCCTGCTGGCGCTGGTTGGCGTCGCGGCGGAATATACCCGCATTGTGCCGGAATGGGTGATGTTAATTCTCTTTTTGGTGGCCTTCTTCCTTTATGGCTACTGTATTAAGCGCGCCTGGAAAGTGGCGCGTCTGGTTAAGCGCATCAGACGCAGAATTCGGCGACACAGCGGCAATAATCCGAAACTAACCAAGTAA
- the rho gene encoding transcription termination factor Rho, protein MNLTELKNTPVSELITLGENMGLENLARMRKQDIIFAILKQHSKSGEDIFGDGVLEILQDGFGFLRSADSSYLAGPDDIYVSPSQIRRFNLRTGDTISGKIRPPKEGERYFALLKVNEVNYDKPENARNKILFENLTPLHANSRLRMERGNGSTEDLTARVLDLASPIGRGQRGLIVAPPKAGKTMLLQNIAQSIAYNHPDCVLMVLLIDERPEEVTEMQRLVKGEVVASTFDEPASRHVQVAEMVIEKAKRLVEHKKDVIILLDSITRLARAYNTVVPASGKVLTGGVDANALHRPKRFFGAARNVEEGGSLTIIATALIDTGSKMDEVIYEEFKGTGNMELHLSRKIAEKRVFPAIDYNRSGTRKEELLTTQEELQKMWILRKIIHPMGEIDAMEFLINKLAMTKTNDDFFDMMKRS, encoded by the coding sequence ATGAATCTTACCGAATTAAAGAATACGCCGGTTTCTGAGCTGATTACTCTCGGCGAAAATATGGGGCTGGAAAACCTGGCTCGTATGCGTAAGCAGGATATTATTTTTGCCATCCTCAAGCAGCATTCGAAGAGTGGCGAAGATATCTTTGGCGACGGCGTACTGGAGATACTGCAGGATGGATTTGGATTCCTCCGCTCCGCAGACAGCTCCTACCTCGCCGGCCCTGACGACATCTACGTATCCCCCAGCCAAATCCGCCGTTTCAACCTCCGCACTGGTGACACCATTTCCGGTAAGATTCGTCCTCCGAAAGAGGGTGAGCGTTACTTTGCGCTGCTGAAAGTTAACGAAGTTAACTACGACAAGCCGGAAAACGCCCGTAACAAGATCCTGTTCGAGAACTTAACGCCGCTGCACGCGAATTCTCGTCTGCGTATGGAGCGTGGTAACGGTTCTACCGAAGACTTAACCGCTCGCGTACTGGATCTGGCTTCCCCGATTGGCCGCGGCCAGCGTGGTCTGATCGTCGCGCCGCCGAAAGCCGGTAAAACCATGCTGCTGCAGAACATCGCGCAGAGCATCGCTTATAACCATCCGGACTGCGTGCTGATGGTGCTGCTGATCGACGAACGTCCGGAAGAAGTGACCGAGATGCAGCGTCTGGTGAAAGGTGAAGTGGTTGCTTCCACCTTCGACGAACCGGCATCCCGTCACGTTCAGGTTGCTGAGATGGTTATCGAGAAAGCGAAACGTCTGGTTGAACACAAGAAAGACGTTATCATCCTGCTTGACTCCATTACCCGTCTGGCGCGCGCCTACAACACCGTGGTCCCGGCTTCCGGTAAAGTGCTGACCGGTGGTGTGGACGCCAACGCCCTGCACCGTCCGAAGCGTTTCTTCGGTGCGGCGCGCAACGTCGAAGAGGGCGGCAGCCTGACCATCATCGCCACGGCGCTGATCGACACCGGCTCCAAAATGGATGAAGTTATCTACGAAGAGTTTAAAGGCACCGGTAACATGGAGCTGCACCTCTCTCGTAAGATTGCCGAAAAACGCGTCTTCCCGGCTATCGATTACAACCGTTCCGGTACGCGTAAAGAAGAGCTGCTCACCACTCAGGAAGAGCTGCAGAAAATGTGGATCCTGCGCAAAATTATCCATCCGATGGGTGAGATCGACGCGATGGAGTTCCTCATTAATAAACTGGCAATGACTAAGACGAATGATGACTTCTTCGATATGATGAAGCGCTCGTAA
- the wzzE gene encoding ECA polysaccharide chain length modulation protein: MTQPLPGAQSVNVENELDIRGLFRALWAGKGWIVGGAVLFAAIVLVYTFFARQEWSATAITDRPTVNMLGGYYSQQQFLRNLDIKADLASVDQPSAMDEAYKEFIMQLASWDTRRDFWLQTDYYKQRQSGNARADAAMLDDLINNIQFMPGDAAKSVNDSVKLTAETGQDANNLLRQYVAFASQRAAGHLNDELKGAWAARTVQMKAQVKRQEEVAEAIFNRRTHSVEQALKVAQQHNISRSETDVPADQLPDSELFLLGRPMLQARLENLQAVGPEYDLDYDQNRAMLSTLNVGPTLDPRFQTYRYLRTPEEPVKRDSPRRVFLMVMWGIVGALIGAGVALSRRRVL; encoded by the coding sequence ATGACTCAACCATTACCGGGAGCACAATCAGTGAACGTTGAGAACGAGCTGGATATTCGCGGGCTGTTTCGCGCTTTATGGGCAGGAAAAGGCTGGATAGTCGGCGGTGCTGTACTCTTCGCCGCTATCGTGTTGGTGTACACCTTCTTTGCTCGCCAGGAGTGGAGCGCCACGGCGATCACCGATCGGCCTACTGTCAACATGTTGGGGGGGTACTATTCCCAGCAGCAGTTCTTACGCAATCTGGATATCAAAGCCGACCTGGCCTCGGTAGATCAGCCTTCCGCCATGGATGAAGCGTATAAAGAGTTCATCATGCAGTTGGCCTCCTGGGATACCCGGCGTGATTTCTGGCTGCAAACGGACTACTACAAGCAGCGACAGTCGGGTAATGCTCGCGCCGATGCGGCGATGCTGGATGATTTAATTAACAATATCCAGTTTATGCCAGGCGATGCGGCCAAGAGCGTCAACGACAGCGTCAAACTGACCGCCGAGACCGGGCAGGATGCCAATAATTTGCTGCGCCAGTATGTGGCTTTCGCCAGCCAGCGGGCGGCTGGCCATCTTAACGACGAGCTCAAAGGCGCCTGGGCGGCGCGGACGGTACAAATGAAGGCGCAGGTGAAGCGTCAGGAAGAAGTGGCCGAGGCTATTTTCAACCGCCGGACCCACAGCGTGGAGCAAGCGCTGAAGGTCGCTCAGCAGCATAATATCTCGCGCAGCGAAACGGATGTTCCTGCCGATCAGTTGCCGGATTCAGAGCTATTTTTATTGGGCAGGCCGATGCTGCAGGCCAGACTGGAAAACCTGCAGGCCGTCGGACCGGAATATGACCTCGATTACGACCAGAATCGCGCCATGCTGAGCACGTTGAACGTCGGTCCAACGTTGGATCCGCGTTTTCAGACTTACCGGTATTTGCGAACGCCGGAAGAACCTGTAAAACGCGATAGCCCGCGCCGTGTATTTCTGATGGTGATGTGGGGGATTGTGGGTGCGCTCATCGGCGCAGGCGTGGCGTTATCGCGTCGTCGTGTCCTGTGA
- the rffG gene encoding dTDP-glucose 4,6-dehydratase, with translation MRTILVTGGAGFIGSAVVREIIQHTADRVVVVDKLTYAGNLMSLAPVAQDARFAFEQVDICDRGELDRIFVQYQPDTVMHLAAESHVDRSIDGPAAFIETNIVGTYTLLEAARSWWNTLATAQKSAFRFHHISTDEVYGDLHGSDDFFTETTPYAPSSPYSASKASSDHLVRAWLRTYGLPTLITNCSNNYGPYHFPEKLIPLTILNALAGKPLPVYGNGQQIRDWLYVEDHARALYLVATRGEPGETYNIGGHNERKNIEVVETICELLEALAPHKPQGVAHYRDLIAFVADRPGHDLRYAIDASKIARELGWTPAETFTSGMRKTVAWYLANETWWRQVQDGSYQGERLGLQG, from the coding sequence GTGAGAACCATTCTGGTCACCGGCGGCGCGGGCTTCATTGGTTCGGCGGTAGTGCGGGAGATTATCCAGCACACCGCCGATCGCGTGGTGGTGGTGGATAAACTGACCTACGCCGGCAATTTAATGTCGCTGGCGCCGGTGGCGCAGGATGCGCGTTTCGCCTTTGAACAGGTGGATATCTGCGACCGCGGCGAGCTGGACCGTATTTTCGTGCAGTATCAACCGGATACAGTGATGCACCTGGCGGCGGAAAGCCATGTCGATCGGTCGATTGACGGCCCGGCGGCATTTATTGAAACCAATATCGTGGGCACCTATACGCTGCTGGAGGCGGCCCGTAGCTGGTGGAATACGCTGGCTACGGCGCAAAAATCGGCGTTTCGCTTCCATCACATCTCCACCGATGAAGTGTATGGCGATCTGCACGGCAGCGATGATTTCTTTACCGAGACCACGCCCTATGCGCCAAGCAGCCCCTATTCGGCCTCGAAAGCCAGCAGCGACCACCTGGTGCGTGCCTGGCTGCGTACCTATGGCCTGCCGACGCTTATCACCAACTGCTCGAATAACTACGGCCCATATCACTTCCCCGAGAAGCTGATCCCGCTGACCATCCTCAACGCGCTGGCAGGCAAGCCGCTGCCAGTGTATGGCAATGGACAGCAGATCCGCGACTGGCTGTACGTGGAAGATCATGCCAGAGCGCTGTATCTGGTGGCGACCCGCGGCGAACCGGGCGAGACTTACAATATCGGCGGTCATAACGAGCGTAAAAACATCGAGGTGGTGGAAACCATTTGCGAATTGCTCGAAGCGCTGGCACCGCATAAGCCGCAGGGCGTGGCGCACTATCGCGACCTGATCGCCTTTGTTGCCGATCGCCCGGGCCACGATCTGCGCTATGCCATTGATGCCTCGAAGATCGCCCGTGAGCTGGGCTGGACGCCGGCTGAGACCTTCACTTCCGGTATGCGTAAGACCGTGGCGTGGTATCTGGCGAACGAGACATGGTGGCGCCAGGTTCAGGACGGAAGCTATCAGGGCGAGCGTCTTGGACTGCAAGGCTAA
- the rfbA gene encoding glucose-1-phosphate thymidylyltransferase RfbA — protein MKGIILAGGSGTRLHPITRGVSKQLLPIYDKPMIYYPLSVLMLAGIREILIITTPDDLRDFQRLLGDGSEFGIALHYAVQPTPDGLAQAFIIGEAFLNGEPACLVLGDNIFFGQSFSPKLRSVAARTEGATIFGYQVMDPERFGVVEFDDNFRALSLEEKPKQPKSNWAVTGLYFYDGKVAEYAKRVKPSERGELEITSINQMYLEDGALTVELLGRGFAWLDTGTHDSLIEASMFVQTVEKRQGFKIACLEEIGWRNGWLDDDGVKHAAKRLEKTGYGQYLLDLLRARPRQY, from the coding sequence ATGAAAGGTATTATTCTGGCGGGGGGTTCCGGAACGCGACTGCATCCCATCACCCGCGGCGTGTCGAAGCAGCTGTTGCCGATCTACGATAAGCCGATGATCTACTACCCGCTGTCGGTATTAATGCTGGCCGGGATCCGTGAGATCCTGATCATCACCACGCCGGACGATCTGCGCGATTTCCAGCGCCTGCTCGGCGATGGCTCAGAATTTGGCATTGCGCTGCACTATGCCGTACAGCCGACGCCGGATGGTTTAGCCCAGGCGTTTATCATCGGCGAAGCCTTTCTTAACGGCGAACCGGCGTGCCTGGTGTTAGGCGACAATATTTTCTTCGGCCAGAGCTTCAGCCCCAAGCTGCGCAGCGTGGCTGCCCGCACGGAAGGGGCGACGATTTTTGGCTATCAGGTGATGGATCCTGAGCGCTTTGGCGTGGTGGAGTTTGATGACAACTTTCGCGCGCTGTCGCTGGAAGAGAAGCCGAAGCAGCCGAAGTCGAACTGGGCGGTCACCGGTCTCTATTTCTACGATGGCAAGGTGGCGGAGTACGCCAAACGGGTCAAGCCATCCGAGCGCGGCGAACTGGAAATCACCTCTATCAACCAGATGTACCTTGAAGATGGCGCATTGACCGTCGAACTGCTTGGACGCGGCTTTGCGTGGCTGGATACCGGCACCCACGATAGCCTGATCGAGGCCAGCATGTTCGTGCAGACCGTCGAGAAGCGTCAGGGCTTCAAAATCGCCTGTCTGGAAGAGATCGGCTGGCGCAACGGCTGGCTGGACGACGACGGCGTCAAACACGCGGCGAAGCGGTTGGAAAAAACCGGCTACGGCCAATATCTGCTGGATCTGCTCCGTGCCCGTCCGCGCCAGTATTGA